From Mercenaria mercenaria strain notata chromosome 17, MADL_Memer_1, whole genome shotgun sequence, the proteins below share one genomic window:
- the LOC123536889 gene encoding uncharacterized protein LOC123536889 → MLFVQQTNIKKTLCLRQLYKMYQFDGVSSKEHFRKPMDIHRPRSKSEGLVKRSLDFVRVYSDVDLHKTEQHLEAEIRRESCIPPRDKKVARLRLKGERMLHSKFVLLTIVVLNLVDCALVLGELILDIHFIREFRTKSDESSQQFIDTLQTRYPEHLHGHNIDHMDLLYAQLSLAQCHWHDTSPEKVTSSSLHRFLNDTQRRERGSEVIPLNNIHGPQSGPSYTIKEEAMHKNDSKSVYALNSKPWNHTTHSLNHTKQYGNHAGHSGNDTEHSHGDHGHHREHSIWEHVAHGMHKASITILGILFVENFTKLICMGRAFLIKKLEVFDSLVVFISFVVDLVLLKGLMEYRVQDAVFILTFLLPWRVIRVVNSLIVAILDHEHFRLKMLYQEKKAVTAELKSLKAKEKGWDFHLKKIEHFCESEGIPKWKIRQHTAMGRKQSTITTMASLALNGFLKGMVLSPSDKVLLDKSLSLSSQDTPSSLGIISETDTGEEDDLTIVSRQTNRTDSDLSFVTSDESGKDDDDFSRNATVENVHMENHGEEGHVHGIIKNASKVTLKSVTFSPKERKPLIHRQDSVDSRDVSSVDEDDSFTGWK, encoded by the exons ATGTTGTttgtacaacaaacaaacattaagaAAACACTTTGTCTAAGGCAGCtttacaaaatgtatcaatttGATGGAGTAAGTTCGAAGGAACATTTTCGGAAACCGATGGATATACACAGACCGAGATCCAAGTCAGAA gGGCTGGTGAAAAGGAGTTTAGATTTTGTACGAGTGTATTCCGATGTTGATTTACACAAGACAGAACAACATCTCGAGGCCGAGATCCGGCGGGAGAGCTGCATTCCACCACGGGATAAGAAAGTTGCAAG GCTGCGGTTGAAGGGTGAGCGTATGTTACATAGTAAATTCGTCCTCCTCACCATTGTCGTGCTCAATCTCGTAGACTGTGCTCTTGTCCTCGGTGAACTCATTCTCGATATACACTTTATCAGAG AATTTCGGACCAAGTCTGATGAGTCTTCACAACAGTTTATTGACACTTTGCAAACACGGTACCCAGAACACCTACATGGTCATAATATCGATCACATGGATCTACTTTATGCTCAGCTATCTCTTGCTCAATGTCATTGGCACGACACGTCTCCTGAAAAAGTGACGTCATCAAGTCtacatagatttttaaatgataCACAACGACGTGAACGAGGTTCGGAGGTTATACCGCTAAACAATATTCATGGACCTCAGTCGGGTCCGAGCTACACGATTAAAGAAGAGGCGATGCATAAAAACGATTCAAAAAGTGTATATGCCCTCAACAGCAAGCCATGGAATCATACCACGCATTCTTTGAATCACACCAAACAGTATGGAAATCACGCTGGGCACTCTGGAAATGACACCGAACACTCACATGGGGACCATGGCCATCATCGCGAGCACAGTATATGGGAACACGTGGCACATGGCATGCATAAAGCCAGTATTACCATATTAGGAATTCTCTTTGTGGAG AATTTCACTAAACTGATTTGCATGGGAAGAGCGTTCTTAATAAAGAAATTAGAG GTGTTCGATTCTTTAGTTGTATTTATATCGTTTGTTGTGGACCTGGTATTGCTGAAAGGTCTGATGGAGTACAGAGTCCAAGACGCTGTGTTTATCTTAACTTTCCTTCTTCCCTGGAGAGTTATTCGAGTCGTCAACA GTTTGATTGTTGCAATACTGGATCATGAACATTTCCGTTTGAAGATGCTCTACCAGGAAAAGAAGGCTGTAACTGCTGAACTAAAATCGCTGAAAGCAAAGGAGAAAGGATGGGAT tttcatttaaaaaagatagaGCATTTTTGTGAAAGTGAAGGTATTCCGAAATGGAAGATCAGACAACATACAG CAATGGGAAGAAAGCAGTCAACAATTACTACAATGGCGTCGCTTGCTCTAAATGGCTTCCTAAAAGGCATGGTATTGAGTCCGTCAGACAAGGTTTTGCTCGACAAGTCGCTGTCACTAAGTTCCCAGGATACTCCCTCTAGTCTTGGAATAATATCAGAAACCGATACTGGAGAGGAGGACGATCTTACAATTGTTTCACGTCAAACAAATCGTACCGATAGCGATCTATCCTTTGTGACGTCAGATGAAAGTGGAAAAGATGACGACGATTTCTCGAGAAATGCGACAGTAGAAAATGTGCATATGGAAAACCATGGAGAGGAGGGACACGTACATGGTATTATCAAAAATGCATCGAAAGTGACACTGAAGAGCGTTACATTCTCGCCAAAGGAACGGAAACCTCTGATACATAGACAGGATTCGGTCGATTCCAGGGACGTCAGTTCTGTAGACGAAGATGATAGCTTTACAGGCTGGAAATAA
- the LOC128550294 gene encoding uncharacterized protein LOC128550294, translated as MFQAPDYIQTVSVKLSEVLADIGVDERIVEKRRRALLLEESVNTISCQLLDSNGSVYILGSQSEGSTTLGLESDTDQLTCINDRNVIQDWSEWQPGVTNFLMIQDETTSPGYCYCLRNDAPLPDNDTPNEHHFRDRTGRILLRNTIMSKPFVATAVAVAVAVVTAAEAAPAAAYLCEGLVRHGPAQTLTGRPGLLDTDHVVAYRCKSWPLQASQWLDWQGVGQWPSDDMKRYCLNTGCFVVGVGSKGSENDELEWRISTSLAERCLMFNLNITQMRCYVLMTMILKTYIKPCYEGTISSFMCKTVLFHLIANTHSDFWKVTNLLVCLSSCLFVLYNSVLNENCPHFIIPGNNLMVGHVPYESKPQILEILWYIIYSEGTSLLSINCDELGPRLQLKLNNICLFKTSDIVPANLLRDIARKTDTSISICLFFYQQQHQRSGFTNIAEIYFLSSHFL; from the coding sequence atgtttcaagCACCAGATTATATACAAACTGTGTCAGTGAAACTGTCAGAGGTTCTTGCTGATATAGGAGTAGATGAGAGAATAGTAGAGAAAAGAAGAAGAGCATTGCTGCTGGAAGAATCTGTAAATACAATATCTTGCCAACTACTGGATTCGAATGGTTCAGTATACATTTTAGGCAGCCAGTCTGAAGGCTCAACTACACTCGGACTAGAATCAGACACTGACCAACTTACGTGTATTAATGACCGTAACGTGATACAAGACTGGAGTGAATGGCAACCTGGTGTTACAAATTTTTTGATGATCCAGGACGAGACTACATCACCTGGTTACTGTTACTGTTTGAGAAATGATGCTCCTCTTCCAGACAATGATACACCTAATGAACACCATTTCAGAGACAGGACAGGGAGAATACTATTGAGGAATACAATTATGTCTAAACCTTTTGTAgcaacagcagtagcagtagcagtagcagtagtaacagCAGCAGAAGCAGCACCAGCAGCAGCTTATCTTTGTGAGGGATTAGTGAGACATGGCCCAGCACAAACACTGACTGGTCGACCTGGTCTTCTGGACACTGACCATGTAGTTGCTTATCGATGTAAATCATGGCCTCTACAAGCAAGTCAATGGTTAGATTGGCAAGGTGTAGGTCAGTGGCCTTCAGATGATATGAAAAGATATTGCCTCAATACTGGGTGTTTTGTTGTTGGAGTAGGAAGCAAGGGCAGTGAAAATGATGAGcttgaatggagaatatcaaCATCTCTAGCAGAAAGGTGTTTAATGTTTAATCTCAATATCACACAGATGCGATGTTACGTTTTGATGACGATGATATTAAAGACTTATATCAAGCCATGTTATGAAGGCACCATTTCAAGTTTTATGTGTAAAACAGTTCTATTTCACCTTATTGCAAATACACATTCTGATTTCTGGAAAGTAACAAACTTACTTGTATGTCTGTCGTCTTGCTTATTTGTACTGTACAACAGTGTGTTGAATGAAAACTGTCCACATTTCATCATACCAGGAAATAATTTAATGGTGGGACATGTTCCATATGAATCTAAACCTCAAATTCTTGAAATACTGTGGTATATCATATACAGCGAAGGAACATCATTACTGAGTATAAATTGTGATGAACTTGGTCCAAGGCTTCAGCTGAAATTGAATAATATATGTCTGTTCAAAACGAGTGATATTGTTCCAGCAAATTTATTAAGAGATATTGCAAGGAAGACGGATACCAGCATAAGTATTTGTCTATTTTTTTATCAGCAACAGCACCAACGAAGTGGCTTTACAAacattgctgaaatatattttctatctAGTCATTTTTTATAA